In Acidiphilium acidophilum, one genomic interval encodes:
- a CDS encoding ATP-binding protein codes for MSRRQVTPPWREVFPNAACVVSLVDRLIHNAEIIALDGESYRLKEARERADQRAGQRRARNAKS; via the coding sequence ATTTCCAGACGTCAGGTTACACCACCGTGGCGCGAGGTCTTCCCCAACGCGGCCTGCGTCGTGTCCCTGGTTGATCGCCTGATCCATAACGCCGAAATCATCGCGCTCGACGGCGAGTCCTACCGCCTCAAGGAAGCGCGCGAACGGGCGGATCAGCGCGCCGGCCAGCGCCGCGCCCGCAATGCAAAATCATGA
- a CDS encoding IS256 family transposase, whose amino-acid sequence MDAKKDTIIEALLEHLIENGAGDIATVFARTFELAMQIERERFLHASHYERNPDRQGYANGYKPKRIDTPAGSITVDVPKTAGHVGEPFYPQSLERGRRSVRAVMVAVAEMYIKGVSTRDVEAVMREFGIESLSSAQVSRASKLLDDELAAWRTRPLAEIRYLILDARYEKMRDNGVVRDAAVLSAIGIGPDERRRVLGVSVALSEAEVHWRAFLESLHQRGLRGVEFIVSDDHAGLHAARRAVFGAAHWQRCQFHLAQNAIHHAPNHAIRKRIGAELRTVWNANSLAAAQIALTTLVNAYRDTAPKLADWLERNIPEGLTVFTLPEPHQRRLRTSNPMERGIQQELKRRTTKIRVFPNEASLERLVSAVLVEIDEKWAADTKGYIKWDYQDA is encoded by the coding sequence ATGGACGCCAAAAAGGATACGATTATCGAGGCACTTTTGGAACATCTGATCGAAAACGGCGCAGGCGATATCGCCACGGTATTTGCCAGGACCTTCGAACTCGCCATGCAGATCGAGCGCGAACGCTTCCTCCACGCCAGTCACTACGAGCGCAACCCCGATCGTCAGGGTTACGCCAATGGCTACAAGCCCAAGCGGATCGATACCCCGGCCGGGTCGATCACCGTCGATGTCCCCAAAACCGCCGGTCACGTGGGCGAACCCTTCTACCCACAGTCCCTCGAACGCGGCCGACGCTCGGTCCGCGCCGTCATGGTCGCCGTCGCCGAAATGTACATCAAAGGCGTCTCCACCCGCGACGTCGAGGCCGTCATGCGCGAATTCGGCATCGAAAGCCTCTCCTCCGCTCAGGTCAGCCGCGCCAGCAAGCTGCTCGATGACGAACTCGCCGCCTGGCGCACCCGACCCCTCGCCGAGATCCGCTACCTCATCCTCGACGCCAGATATGAAAAAATGCGCGATAATGGCGTCGTCCGCGATGCCGCCGTGCTCTCGGCCATCGGCATCGGACCCGATGAACGCCGCCGTGTCCTCGGCGTCTCGGTCGCCCTTTCCGAGGCCGAAGTCCATTGGCGTGCCTTCCTCGAAAGCCTCCATCAGCGTGGCCTGCGAGGCGTCGAATTCATCGTCTCCGATGACCATGCCGGATTGCACGCCGCACGCCGCGCCGTCTTCGGCGCCGCACACTGGCAACGATGCCAGTTCCACCTCGCCCAAAACGCCATCCACCACGCCCCCAACCACGCCATCCGCAAACGCATCGGCGCAGAACTCCGGACCGTCTGGAACGCAAATTCCCTCGCCGCTGCCCAGATCGCTCTCACAACCCTCGTCAATGCCTATCGCGACACCGCACCAAAGCTCGCCGATTGGCTCGAACGAAATATCCCCGAAGGCCTCACCGTCTTCACACTGCCAGAACCCCACCAGCGCCGGCTTCGCACTTCCAACCCCATGGAACGCGGCATCCAGCAGGAACTCAAACGCCGCACCACCAAAATCAGGGTCTTCCCCAACGAAGCCTCCCTCGAACGCCTCGTCAGCGCCGTCCTCGTCGAAATCGATGAAAAATGGGCCGCCGACACCAAGGGCTACATCAAGTGGGACTACCAGGATGCCTGA
- a CDS encoding ATP-binding protein, whose protein sequence is MTTTEPEALRARAEALHLHGLIAHWPEVATQTWLPPLLAWEEQERSCRSLERRLKTAHIGRFKPLCDFDWSWPKRCDRAAIDALMALDFLTDASNIVFVGPNGIGKSTLAQNIAHQTLIAGHTVLFTSAGQMLGDLAALDSDSALRRRLRHYARPQLLVIDEVGYLAYSNRHADLMFELISRRYQNKSTIVTTNRPFAEWREIEQPDVWKIGRAGVRHPGSPT, encoded by the coding sequence ATGACAACAACTGAACCTGAAGCCCTGCGGGCCCGCGCCGAGGCACTGCACCTGCATGGCCTGATCGCACATTGGCCCGAGGTTGCAACCCAAACCTGGTTACCCCCGCTGCTTGCCTGGGAGGAACAAGAGCGATCCTGCCGCAGCCTAGAGCGCCGGCTGAAGACCGCCCACATCGGCCGCTTCAAGCCGCTTTGCGACTTCGACTGGTCCTGGCCAAAGCGATGCGATCGCGCCGCCATCGATGCCCTCATGGCGCTCGACTTCCTCACCGACGCCTCCAACATCGTCTTCGTCGGCCCAAATGGCATCGGCAAGTCGACGTTGGCCCAGAATATTGCACACCAAACGTTGATCGCGGGGCATACCGTGCTGTTCACCAGCGCCGGCCAGATGCTCGGCGACCTCGCCGCACTCGATAGTGATTCCGCTCTGCGCCGTCGGCTCCGCCACTACGCCCGCCCTCAACTCTTGGTCATCGATGAGGTCGGCTACCTGGCCTACTCCAACCGTCATGCCGATCTCATGTTCGAGCTGATCTCACGGCGGTATCAGAACAAGAGTACCATCGTCACCACCAATCGACCGTTCGCTGAGTGGCGCGAGATTGAGCAACCTGATGTCTGGAAAATAGGGCGAGCGGGGGTCAGGCATCCTGGTAGTCCCACTTGA
- the istA gene encoding IS21 family transposase, which yields MVIPADIEAQILRYYHAERWTIGTIAQQLHIHHSVVRRVLGQAGLPRIGSPARASRIDPYLPFIHQTLETFPSLTASRLYAMVCERGYRGSPDHFRHIIACHRPRAKVEAYLRLRTLPGEQAQVDWGHFGHLEIGRARRPLMAFVMVLSYSRQIFLRFYPDARMENFLRGHVGAFSAWGGVPRVLLYDNLKSAVLERRGDAIRFHPTLLGFAGHYRYEPRPVAIARGNEKGRVERAIRYVRDSFFAARRFTDLADLNTQADAWCNGPAADRRCPEESLRSVREVFAEEAKRLLALPDNPAPLLEQVAVRVGKTPYVRFDLNDYSVPHDHVRRGLTILADPQEVRIVDGSAVIALHPRCYDKGAQIEEPAHVQALVDQKRSARKHRATDRLVRAAPASQTLLMRAAERGENLGAITATLLRLLDRYGAGELQASICEALTRNVPHPNAVRLALDRRREERGAAPPVAAGLPAHVQARDRPVKPHALETYDQIKDCSDDNN from the coding sequence ATGGTGATACCGGCTGACATCGAGGCACAGATCCTCCGCTACTATCATGCCGAGAGATGGACCATCGGCACGATCGCCCAACAATTGCATATTCATCATAGCGTGGTGCGCCGAGTTCTGGGGCAAGCTGGTCTTCCCAGGATTGGTTCACCGGCCCGCGCGTCGCGGATCGATCCCTATCTGCCGTTCATTCACCAGACCCTGGAGACGTTTCCCAGCCTGACCGCGAGCAGGCTTTATGCGATGGTCTGCGAGCGCGGTTATCGCGGCAGTCCTGACCATTTCCGCCACATCATCGCCTGCCACCGACCCCGGGCAAAAGTCGAGGCCTATTTGCGCCTGCGGACGCTGCCCGGCGAACAAGCGCAGGTGGATTGGGGCCATTTTGGCCACCTCGAGATCGGGCGCGCGCGGCGACCGCTGATGGCCTTCGTCATGGTGCTGAGTTATTCGCGCCAGATATTCCTGCGTTTCTATCCGGACGCGCGGATGGAGAACTTTCTGCGCGGCCACGTTGGGGCCTTTTCTGCCTGGGGCGGGGTTCCTCGTGTTTTGCTCTACGACAACCTTAAAAGTGCGGTTCTGGAACGGCGCGGTGATGCCATCCGCTTCCATCCCACCTTGCTGGGTTTTGCCGGGCATTACCGCTATGAGCCGCGCCCCGTGGCGATCGCCCGCGGCAACGAGAAGGGGCGGGTCGAGCGGGCGATCCGCTACGTCCGCGATAGTTTTTTCGCCGCGCGCCGCTTCACCGATCTTGCCGATCTCAATACCCAGGCCGATGCTTGGTGCAACGGCCCGGCTGCCGACCGCCGCTGCCCCGAGGAATCACTGCGCAGCGTCCGCGAGGTCTTCGCCGAGGAAGCCAAGCGGTTGCTCGCGTTACCCGACAACCCGGCACCTCTGCTCGAGCAGGTGGCGGTCAGGGTCGGCAAGACGCCCTATGTCCGCTTCGACCTGAACGATTACTCGGTTCCCCACGATCATGTCCGGCGCGGGTTGACCATCCTCGCCGATCCGCAAGAGGTACGAATCGTCGATGGTAGCGCAGTGATTGCCCTCCATCCGCGCTGTTACGACAAGGGTGCGCAGATCGAGGAGCCGGCCCATGTTCAGGCTCTGGTCGATCAGAAACGCTCGGCCCGCAAGCATCGCGCGACCGATCGTCTGGTGCGGGCGGCACCTGCCAGTCAGACCTTGTTGATGCGCGCCGCCGAGCGCGGCGAAAATCTCGGCGCCATCACCGCCACCTTGCTGCGGTTGCTCGATCGCTATGGGGCGGGTGAACTGCAAGCCAGTATTTGCGAAGCGCTGACTCGCAACGTTCCTCATCCCAATGCCGTCCGCCTCGCTCTCGATCGGCGGCGCGAGGAACGGGGCGCTGCGCCGCCGGTCGCTGCCGGACTGCCCGCCCATGTTCAGGCCCGCGATCGACCGGTCAAACCGCATGCCCTCGAAACATACGACCAGATCAAGGATTGTTCCGATGACAACAACTGA
- the istB gene encoding IS21-like element helper ATPase IstB, whose protein sequence is MLIHPMVERLRGLGLAAMADAFTEMQHQSAADDLPREDWLGLMIDREVTARDNARTSRRLRLAKLRQAAAVEDVDLRTPRGLDRGLFQSLTTCRWIREGQHVLISGPTGVGKSWIACALGNKACREGVSVLYRRAPRLFADIATARGEGRLARLMTTLERTRLLIIDDWGPEPLTAEQRRDLLEIVDDRDGKGALLITSQVPIGRWHEIIGDPTLGDAILDRIVHRAHRICWRR, encoded by the coding sequence ATGCTGATCCATCCCATGGTGGAACGCCTGCGCGGCCTGGGCTTGGCTGCGATGGCCGATGCCTTCACCGAGATGCAGCACCAGTCCGCGGCCGACGATCTGCCGCGCGAGGACTGGCTCGGCCTGATGATCGACCGCGAGGTTACCGCACGCGACAATGCCCGCACCTCCCGCCGGCTGCGCCTCGCGAAATTGCGGCAGGCTGCAGCGGTCGAGGATGTCGACCTGCGCACACCCCGTGGCCTCGACCGCGGTCTGTTCCAGTCGCTGACCACCTGTCGGTGGATCCGAGAGGGCCAGCACGTGCTGATCAGCGGTCCGACCGGTGTGGGGAAATCATGGATTGCCTGCGCTTTGGGCAACAAGGCATGCCGTGAGGGCGTCTCCGTTCTGTACCGGCGCGCCCCGCGCCTGTTTGCCGATATCGCCACGGCCCGCGGCGAAGGCAGGCTCGCGAGGCTGATGACCACGCTCGAACGCACCCGCCTGCTGATCATCGATGATTGGGGACCCGAGCCGCTGACCGCCGAACAGCGCCGCGACCTGCTCGAGATCGTCGATGATCGCGACGGCAAGGGCGCCCTGCTGATCACAAGCCAGGTTCCCATCGGCCGCTGGCACGAAATCATCGGCGATCCAACCCTGGGCGATGCCATCCTCGACCGCATCGTTCACCGTGCCCACCGCATCTGTTGGCGGCGGTGA
- the istA gene encoding IS21 family transposase: MDDERLEALLFPPVPDVPHDQRPVPDWSAVHRDLRRPNMTLALVWEEYRATSVNGFGYSWFCDLYREWAGRLKPTLRQVHTDGERLFVDFAGQTMEVIDGATGEVTRAEIFVAVLGASSFIYAEATASQGLADWIGAHVNTLAALGGVPRQIVSDNLKSGITKACFYEPVVNRTYADMAAHYGTAIIPARPYKPRDKAKVEVGVHVVQRWILARLRNRRFFSLAELNQAIRELTAQLNDRPMRGWGTTRRALFDQLDRPALQPLPATPYEYADWKRCRVNLDYHIEVDKHFYSVPYRLLRQEVEARITARTVEVFHRGKLVAAHQRSNRPHRPTTLAEHMPSSHRRYRDWTHERIQREAAAIGDDTAALVELILRSRPHPEQGFRSCIGILRLAKQYDAERLDAACARALGLGTRSYSSVAAILKNARERKVASPSQPEQPSLFHENIRGPGYYH; the protein is encoded by the coding sequence CTGGATGACGAGCGTCTGGAGGCGCTGTTGTTTCCGCCGGTGCCGGACGTGCCGCATGACCAACGCCCGGTGCCGGATTGGTCGGCTGTTCATCGTGATCTGCGCCGGCCGAACATGACGCTTGCGCTGGTGTGGGAGGAATATCGAGCGACCTCGGTGAACGGGTTCGGGTACTCGTGGTTCTGTGATCTTTATCGGGAGTGGGCGGGTCGGCTGAAGCCGACGCTGCGCCAGGTGCACACGGACGGGGAACGGCTATTCGTCGACTTCGCCGGTCAGACGATGGAAGTCATCGATGGGGCGACCGGAGAAGTGACCCGGGCCGAGATCTTCGTTGCGGTCCTCGGTGCATCGAGCTTCATCTACGCGGAGGCGACCGCGAGCCAGGGGCTGGCGGATTGGATTGGCGCGCATGTGAACACTTTGGCCGCGCTGGGCGGGGTTCCGCGGCAGATCGTCAGCGACAACCTCAAATCCGGGATCACCAAGGCCTGCTTTTACGAGCCGGTGGTGAACCGCACCTACGCCGACATGGCAGCGCATTACGGCACCGCGATCATCCCCGCGCGCCCCTACAAGCCGCGCGACAAGGCCAAGGTCGAAGTGGGTGTCCATGTGGTTCAGCGCTGGATTTTGGCCCGGCTACGCAATCGACGGTTCTTCTCGCTGGCAGAACTGAACCAGGCGATCCGTGAGCTGACCGCGCAGTTGAACGATCGGCCGATGCGGGGATGGGGCACAACCCGGCGGGCTCTGTTTGACCAGCTCGACCGCCCGGCGCTGCAACCGCTACCGGCGACGCCCTACGAATATGCCGATTGGAAGCGATGCAGGGTGAACCTCGACTACCACATCGAGGTCGACAAGCATTTCTATTCCGTGCCGTATCGCCTGCTGCGCCAGGAGGTCGAGGCGCGGATCACCGCCAGGACGGTGGAAGTGTTCCATCGCGGCAAACTGGTCGCCGCCCATCAACGCAGCAACCGCCCGCATCGGCCAACGACGCTGGCCGAGCACATGCCGAGTTCGCATCGGCGCTACCGCGATTGGACCCATGAACGCATCCAGCGCGAAGCTGCGGCGATCGGCGATGACACGGCTGCTCTGGTCGAGCTGATCCTGCGCTCACGGCCGCATCCGGAACAAGGCTTCCGCTCGTGCATCGGTATTCTTCGGCTTGCCAAGCAATACGATGCCGAACGCCTCGATGCCGCCTGCGCGCGGGCGCTGGGCCTCGGCACACGCTCCTACAGCTCGGTGGCGGCGATTCTGAAGAATGCTCGGGAAAGGAAGGTCGCGAGCCCGTCTCAACCCGAACAACCCAGCCTGTTCCACGAGAATATCCGTGGCCCCGGCTATTATCATTGA